From Coriobacteriia bacterium, a single genomic window includes:
- a CDS encoding YlxR family protein, with protein MKPRKVSNRTCVACRASDEKRWFARVVRTPDGHVVVDASGKANGRGAYLCAKPECFDVARQRRRLDSALKVNLRDDDYDRLRRDFEKLLGTSPDEAAGTVTQCPQ; from the coding sequence ATGAAGCCGCGCAAGGTGTCCAACCGCACGTGTGTAGCGTGCCGCGCTTCGGATGAGAAGCGTTGGTTTGCGCGGGTCGTCCGAACGCCCGATGGCCACGTGGTCGTCGATGCCAGTGGCAAGGCGAACGGCCGGGGAGCGTACCTGTGCGCGAAGCCTGAATGCTTTGATGTGGCGCGGCAACGCCGCCGCCTCGACTCGGCACTGAAGGTGAACTTGCGAGATGACGACTACGACCGGTTGCGACGAGACTTCGAGAAGCTGCTCGGCACATCGCCGGATGAAGCAGCAGGGACGGTGACGCAATGCCCGCAATGA
- the rbfA gene encoding 30S ribosome-binding factor RbfA: MKTTPNSRRLNETAREIVASILVSEVSDPRLDLITVTGAEVSPDRSMMSVYVSTDPDRYDEVLAGLESAKGRIRSLFGSAISWRVTPEVRFFIDESVDSGMRIEEALRAVPPSLAAERAAGSDESDAPEVDTADGGGSAEAGEA; this comes from the coding sequence ATGAAGACGACCCCCAACAGCCGTCGGCTCAACGAGACAGCGCGCGAGATAGTCGCATCGATTCTCGTCTCTGAGGTATCGGACCCCAGGCTTGACCTTATCACCGTCACCGGTGCTGAGGTCAGCCCGGACCGGTCGATGATGTCGGTCTATGTGAGCACCGACCCCGACCGCTACGACGAAGTACTCGCCGGACTCGAGTCGGCCAAGGGCCGCATCCGCAGCCTGTTCGGCTCCGCTATCAGCTGGCGCGTCACCCCCGAGGTGCGATTCTTCATCGACGAGTCGGTCGACTCTGGTATGCGCATCGAGGAGGCCCTTCGGGCCGTGCCGCCGTCGCTTGCCGCCGAGCGTGCAGCCGGCTCCGACGAGTCGGATGCTCCTGAGGTCGACACCGCTGACGGCGGGGGCTCCGCCGAGGCGGGGGAGGCGTAG
- the infB gene encoding translation initiation factor IF-2 — protein sequence MPAMRVHELAKEFGMSSKELLDKLQELKIPAKNHASTLVEAYVDKIRKSLGPEIAERQAVVAEENAKREAEEAAKAAAEAAARRAEDDARRKAAEEERRRREEEQNARAEAARQRAAAEAEPPAPVVVEPVVEAPAKKAPKARPVEVVAEPVAEVAPVEVVAEVVAEPVAEVAAAPEPATTTKPSRHADLEAAIAAERARLESEEAAALNKEEEDRYRQMAQQAEEIQRNKVIEEAKAAVAAAATEGSRKKKKHKKPAGEEVEEAAHHAAATTTDLPMGGDAVTITEGVTVGDFADALGVPANDVIKRLFMLGSPLTVNQPMTRDTIEIIGEDLGREVNIISPEEEATVQFVFHDEPEDLKTRPPVVTVMGHVDHGKTSLLDAIRETGVAATEAGGITQHIGASVVNKNGRHITFIDTPGHEAFTAMRARGANATDVVVLVVAADDGVMPQTVEAIHHAKAAGVPIIVAVNKIDKDGANPEQVRQMLTEYEIVPEEWGGTNIFVNVSAKKRIAIDDLLEMILLQADILELKANPDALASGIVIEAKLDKGRGPVTTVLVQRGTLRVGDAIVAGTAYGRVRALVNPLGENVDTVTPAEPVEIQGLASVPSAGDEFRVFADERDARNVAEERALKLRTLAQGKQKTHVSLDDLFARISEGELKDLNLVVKADVHGSIEALKDALDKMDQTEVRINVIHSAVGAISESDVQLADASDAIIIGFNVRPQPKAKALAEQEGVDIRLYRVIYQAIEDINAARVGLLAPEFHEEDTARVEIRELFRVPKLGVIAGCYVVDGEINRDDKIRIVRDGTIIQDGTIHSLRRFKEDVKSVRQGFECGIGIEGFQDLKEGDIIEGYKIIEVAREA from the coding sequence ATGCCCGCAATGAGAGTTCACGAGCTCGCCAAAGAGTTCGGTATGTCCTCCAAGGAGCTGCTCGACAAGCTCCAGGAACTGAAGATCCCGGCCAAGAACCACGCGTCGACGCTTGTCGAGGCGTACGTGGACAAGATCCGCAAGTCGCTCGGCCCGGAAATCGCCGAGCGTCAGGCGGTCGTCGCCGAGGAGAACGCGAAGCGTGAAGCCGAGGAGGCCGCCAAGGCCGCTGCCGAGGCCGCTGCCAGGCGTGCCGAGGATGACGCGCGCCGTAAGGCCGCCGAGGAGGAGCGTCGCCGCCGCGAAGAGGAGCAGAACGCCCGCGCCGAAGCAGCGCGTCAGCGTGCCGCAGCCGAGGCTGAGCCGCCCGCACCGGTCGTCGTCGAGCCCGTTGTCGAGGCTCCCGCCAAGAAGGCGCCCAAGGCCAGGCCGGTCGAGGTCGTAGCCGAGCCGGTCGCAGAAGTCGCGCCCGTGGAGGTCGTTGCCGAGGTCGTCGCCGAGCCGGTCGCCGAGGTCGCTGCGGCGCCAGAGCCCGCCACTACCACCAAGCCGTCGCGTCACGCCGATCTCGAAGCGGCGATCGCGGCTGAGCGTGCCCGCCTCGAGTCCGAGGAGGCTGCGGCCCTCAACAAGGAGGAAGAGGACCGCTACCGCCAGATGGCGCAGCAAGCCGAGGAGATCCAGCGCAACAAGGTCATCGAGGAGGCCAAGGCAGCAGTCGCCGCGGCCGCCACCGAGGGCTCGCGCAAGAAGAAGAAGCACAAGAAGCCCGCCGGAGAGGAAGTCGAGGAGGCCGCACATCACGCAGCGGCGACCACGACCGACCTGCCGATGGGCGGCGACGCCGTCACCATCACCGAGGGTGTCACGGTCGGCGACTTCGCCGACGCACTCGGTGTTCCGGCCAACGACGTCATCAAGCGCCTGTTCATGCTCGGCTCGCCGCTCACGGTGAACCAGCCCATGACGCGCGATACCATCGAGATCATCGGCGAGGATCTTGGCCGCGAGGTCAACATCATCTCGCCCGAGGAAGAGGCCACCGTCCAGTTCGTCTTCCACGACGAGCCCGAGGACCTCAAGACCCGTCCGCCGGTCGTCACCGTCATGGGTCACGTCGACCACGGCAAGACGTCGCTCCTCGACGCCATCCGTGAGACCGGCGTCGCCGCGACGGAAGCCGGCGGCATCACGCAACACATCGGTGCTTCGGTCGTGAACAAGAACGGCCGCCACATCACCTTCATCGACACCCCGGGTCACGAGGCGTTTACCGCCATGCGTGCCCGTGGTGCCAACGCCACCGACGTGGTCGTGCTCGTCGTGGCTGCCGACGACGGCGTCATGCCGCAGACGGTTGAGGCCATCCACCACGCGAAGGCCGCCGGCGTGCCGATCATCGTCGCCGTCAACAAGATCGATAAGGACGGCGCGAATCCCGAGCAGGTCCGCCAGATGCTCACCGAATACGAGATCGTGCCGGAGGAGTGGGGCGGAACCAACATCTTCGTCAACGTCTCCGCCAAGAAGCGCATCGCCATCGATGACCTGCTCGAGATGATTCTGCTTCAGGCCGACATCCTCGAGCTCAAGGCGAATCCGGACGCGCTTGCGAGCGGTATCGTCATCGAGGCCAAGCTCGACAAGGGCCGCGGTCCTGTCACCACCGTCCTCGTCCAGCGCGGTACGTTGCGCGTTGGTGACGCCATCGTCGCCGGCACGGCCTACGGTCGCGTCCGTGCGCTGGTCAACCCGCTCGGCGAGAACGTCGACACCGTCACCCCGGCCGAGCCGGTCGAGATCCAGGGCCTCGCAAGCGTGCCGAGCGCCGGTGACGAGTTCCGCGTGTTCGCCGACGAGCGTGACGCCCGCAACGTCGCCGAGGAGCGCGCACTGAAGCTCCGTACGTTGGCGCAGGGCAAGCAGAAGACGCACGTCTCCCTCGACGACCTCTTCGCCCGCATCTCCGAGGGCGAGCTCAAGGACCTCAACCTGGTCGTCAAGGCCGACGTCCACGGCTCCATCGAAGCCCTCAAGGACGCGCTGGACAAGATGGACCAGACTGAGGTGCGCATCAACGTCATCCACTCGGCTGTAGGTGCGATCTCCGAGAGCGACGTGCAGCTCGCCGACGCATCCGACGCCATCATCATCGGCTTCAACGTTCGCCCGCAGCCCAAGGCCAAGGCGCTCGCCGAGCAGGAAGGCGTCGACATCCGCCTGTACCGCGTCATCTACCAGGCCATCGAAGACATCAACGCCGCGCGCGTCGGACTCCTCGCTCCCGAGTTCCACGAGGAGGACACCGCCCGCGTCGAGATTCGCGAGCTGTTCCGCGTACCCAAGCTGGGCGTCATCGCCGGTTGCTACGTGGTCGACGGCGAGATCAACCGTGACGACAAGATTCGCATCGTGCGCGACGGCACCATCATCCAAGACGGCACGATCCACTCGCTGCGTCGCTTCAAGGAAGACGTGAAGTCCGTGCGACAGGGCTTCGAGTGCGGTATCGGCATCGAGGGCTTCCAGGACTTGAAGGAAGGCGACATCATCGAGGGCTACAAGATCATCGAAGTCGCCCGGGAAGCGTAA
- a CDS encoding PDZ domain-containing protein, with amino-acid sequence MNEALSAILWGIPTFSLLVLLHEGGHFAVARMFGIKVHEFMLGLPGPAIRFRGKKTTYGVTAVPLGGYVRIAGMEPGPEDPLMADALAYITRLGTGNSAGLSYALDIDVRRADTLLATLADWDAITVDETDPDNYVAKAPVEDAERAAELLAEVRTHVYRGLPAWKRIAILSAGVIVNLVAALLVFVVLLAAIGVPMQSLTLKDVTKGSAAAKAGIVAGDTIVALDGKPLADWQQLLETLGAHKPGDVIAVTYASGETQRIAVATLGKNETGGPLLGVVASMNNVRSSVPEAFKESMTWIGMVFVAIAGFFNPNTFQATVSQSSSIVGASVEVARAAEAGPLYYAWIVALLSLSLGVINVLPIPPLDGGKIALEIIERIAGRPLPRNLSIGISAAGALMLFGLIGYLMYSDILRYVVSGG; translated from the coding sequence ATGAACGAGGCACTCTCCGCCATTCTCTGGGGAATCCCGACCTTCTCGCTACTCGTGCTTCTACACGAGGGCGGCCACTTCGCGGTGGCCAGGATGTTCGGCATCAAGGTCCATGAGTTCATGCTCGGCCTTCCGGGGCCGGCCATCCGCTTCCGCGGTAAGAAGACCACCTACGGCGTGACTGCTGTGCCCTTGGGCGGCTACGTTCGCATCGCCGGCATGGAGCCCGGTCCCGAGGATCCGCTCATGGCCGACGCGCTGGCCTACATCACGCGTCTGGGAACCGGCAACTCGGCCGGGTTGTCCTATGCGCTCGACATCGACGTACGGCGCGCCGATACGCTTCTTGCCACGCTCGCTGACTGGGACGCAATCACCGTCGATGAGACCGATCCCGACAACTACGTCGCCAAGGCGCCGGTCGAGGACGCTGAGCGGGCCGCAGAACTACTCGCCGAGGTCCGCACACACGTCTACCGCGGACTGCCGGCGTGGAAGCGCATCGCGATCCTCTCGGCGGGTGTGATCGTCAATCTCGTCGCGGCGCTACTCGTCTTCGTAGTGCTGCTCGCCGCAATTGGCGTTCCGATGCAGTCGCTCACGCTCAAGGACGTCACCAAGGGCAGTGCGGCAGCCAAGGCCGGCATCGTCGCCGGCGACACCATCGTCGCGCTGGATGGGAAGCCGCTGGCCGACTGGCAGCAGCTGCTCGAGACCCTCGGCGCGCACAAGCCCGGCGACGTCATCGCCGTGACATACGCGAGCGGAGAAACCCAGCGCATCGCAGTCGCCACGCTCGGCAAGAACGAGACCGGTGGGCCTCTGCTTGGTGTCGTCGCGTCGATGAACAACGTGCGCAGCTCGGTCCCCGAGGCGTTCAAGGAGTCGATGACGTGGATCGGGATGGTGTTCGTCGCCATCGCAGGGTTCTTCAACCCCAACACGTTCCAGGCCACCGTGTCGCAGTCCTCAAGCATCGTGGGGGCGTCGGTGGAGGTCGCTCGCGCTGCCGAGGCTGGCCCGCTCTACTACGCGTGGATCGTTGCGCTGCTCTCACTGTCGCTCGGCGTCATCAACGTGCTGCCCATCCCGCCGCTTGACGGAGGCAAGATCGCACTCGAGATCATCGAGCGCATCGCCGGCAGGCCCCTGCCGCGCAACCTCTCCATCGGCATCTCTGCCGCGGGTGCGCTCATGCTGTTCGGGCTCATCGGCTATCTTATGTACTCGGACATCCTCCGCTACGTGGTTAGTGGCGGGTAG
- the nusA gene encoding transcription termination/antitermination protein NusA produces MSSDLMLALKALAQEKNIDEYEMLDRLEASLAGTYQRLLDLDNETRVLIDRESGRIYVYERVPVGEIDEETGLAESYDEQDVTPSDVSRIAAQAAKNVIGSIIRDAERERIFGEYADRIGESVTGTVQQSDSRFTLIKLREGVEALLPPAEQPNNERYDHNQRLKAYIIEVRRTASGNEPAIVVSRTHPGLIRRLFEIEVPEVYDGIVEIKSVAREPGMRSKVAVASRESGLDPVGACVGPKGSRVRMIVSELRGERIDVVPYSEDASTFVANALSPAKVDRALIDEDTHTATVIVPDDQLSLAIGKEGQNARLAAKLTGWRIDIKSSSMAAEAGIVIPQTAHKAATEEFDGRCVAVTSTGVRCRNQARPGSFYCGLHDKEAAAE; encoded by the coding sequence ATGAGCTCCGATCTGATGTTGGCCCTCAAGGCACTCGCACAAGAGAAGAACATCGACGAGTACGAGATGCTCGATCGCCTCGAGGCGTCGCTCGCCGGCACCTATCAGCGTCTGCTCGACCTCGACAACGAGACGCGCGTGCTCATCGACCGCGAGAGCGGCCGTATCTACGTCTACGAGCGCGTTCCGGTGGGTGAGATCGACGAGGAGACCGGCCTGGCCGAGTCCTACGACGAGCAGGACGTCACGCCGTCCGACGTCTCGCGTATCGCTGCGCAGGCCGCCAAGAACGTCATCGGCTCGATCATCCGCGACGCCGAGCGCGAGCGGATCTTCGGCGAGTACGCCGATCGTATCGGCGAGTCGGTCACCGGCACCGTGCAGCAGAGCGATTCCCGCTTCACGCTCATCAAGCTGCGTGAGGGCGTCGAGGCGCTTCTGCCCCCCGCCGAGCAGCCCAACAACGAGCGCTACGACCACAACCAGCGCCTCAAGGCCTACATCATCGAGGTCCGCCGCACCGCGTCGGGCAACGAGCCGGCCATCGTCGTGTCCCGCACCCACCCCGGTCTCATCCGCCGCCTCTTCGAGATCGAGGTGCCCGAGGTCTACGACGGCATCGTCGAGATCAAGAGCGTGGCCCGCGAGCCCGGTATGCGGTCCAAGGTTGCCGTCGCCAGCCGCGAGAGCGGTCTGGACCCGGTCGGCGCGTGCGTAGGCCCCAAGGGCAGCCGCGTGCGCATGATCGTCAGCGAGCTTCGTGGCGAGCGCATCGACGTGGTGCCGTACTCCGAGGACGCATCGACGTTCGTCGCCAACGCGTTGTCGCCCGCCAAGGTCGACCGTGCGCTCATCGACGAGGACACCCATACCGCGACGGTCATCGTTCCCGACGACCAGCTTTCGCTCGCTATCGGCAAGGAGGGCCAGAACGCCCGCCTCGCCGCCAAGCTCACCGGCTGGCGCATCGACATCAAGAGCTCGTCGATGGCCGCCGAGGCCGGAATCGTCATCCCGCAGACCGCCCACAAGGCGGCGACCGAGGAGTTCGACGGTCGCTGCGTAGCGGTCACCTCGACCGGCGTGCGCTGCCGCAACCAGGCGCGCCCCGGCAGCTTCTACTGTGGTCTTCACGACAAGGAGGCGGCCGCCGAGTGA
- a CDS encoding 1-deoxy-D-xylulose-5-phosphate reductoisomerase: protein MTQRLKVAILGSTGSIGRQALDVASVHADRIEVVALSAHGSDALVLEQARAHGVENVALASEPAALRARAAVVAGDPFTEILAGPEAVVELAAHSGADVVLNALVGAAGLRASVATLTAGKTLALANKESLVVGGELVMALAAPGQLLPVDSEHSAIFQCYVGEYADDATRIWLTASGGPFRGRDREFLSTVTAADALAHPTWTMGPKITIDSSTLMNKGLEVIEAHHLFGVRFDQIRVVVHPQSCVHSMVEFADGSVKAHLGATDMRIPIQYAFSHPRRWDAPLEPVDFTKIGHLDFADPDSDTFGCLRLALAAGQEGGTLPAAMNAANEIAVAAFLAGECGFLDIEGTVERVMDAHTGEKLTSIEQVEAVDAWARAAAKDVLAVK from the coding sequence ATGACGCAGCGCCTCAAAGTCGCAATCCTCGGCTCGACGGGCTCGATCGGTCGCCAGGCGCTTGACGTGGCGTCCGTTCACGCTGACCGCATCGAAGTCGTCGCACTTTCCGCGCACGGCAGCGACGCGCTCGTACTCGAGCAGGCTCGCGCGCACGGCGTCGAAAACGTGGCGCTCGCCTCTGAACCGGCGGCTCTGCGCGCTCGGGCGGCTGTTGTCGCGGGTGACCCGTTCACCGAGATACTCGCCGGACCCGAAGCGGTCGTCGAACTCGCTGCGCACTCCGGCGCCGACGTGGTGCTCAACGCGCTCGTGGGCGCCGCGGGGCTTCGCGCATCCGTGGCAACGCTCACCGCCGGCAAGACGCTCGCGCTGGCGAACAAAGAGTCCCTCGTCGTCGGGGGCGAACTCGTCATGGCGCTTGCCGCGCCTGGGCAGCTCCTTCCCGTCGACTCAGAGCACTCGGCCATCTTTCAGTGCTACGTGGGCGAGTACGCCGATGATGCGACCCGCATCTGGCTCACCGCGTCGGGTGGACCCTTCCGCGGTCGCGACCGCGAGTTCCTCTCAACGGTCACGGCCGCCGATGCGCTTGCACACCCCACCTGGACCATGGGGCCCAAAATCACCATCGACTCCTCGACGCTCATGAACAAGGGCCTTGAGGTCATCGAGGCTCACCACCTGTTCGGTGTGCGCTTCGACCAGATCAGGGTGGTCGTCCACCCTCAGAGTTGCGTGCACTCGATGGTCGAGTTCGCCGATGGCAGCGTCAAAGCTCACCTCGGCGCCACGGATATGCGCATCCCTATCCAGTATGCATTCAGCCACCCGCGCCGGTGGGATGCGCCGCTCGAGCCCGTGGACTTCACCAAGATCGGCCATCTCGACTTCGCCGACCCTGATTCGGACACGTTCGGCTGCCTTCGCCTTGCGCTCGCCGCTGGGCAGGAGGGCGGTACGCTGCCCGCAGCGATGAACGCCGCCAACGAGATCGCTGTTGCCGCGTTTCTGGCGGGTGAGTGCGGGTTCCTCGATATCGAGGGCACCGTCGAACGCGTGATGGACGCCCACACCGGCGAGAAGCTCACGTCCATTGAGCAAGTCGAGGCGGTTGATGCATGGGCCCGTGCAGCGGCCAAGGATGTACTTGCTGTGAAGTAG
- a CDS encoding proline--tRNA ligase yields the protein MTVALRMSSLYVPTLKEDPAEAELASHRLLLRAGFIRKNAAGIYSFLPLGWRSLHKIEQIVREEMDAVGSQEIMMPVVQPAELWHESGRWDVYGPELARLTDRHGREFCLGPTHEEIVTSLVRADVRSYRELPLSLYQIQVKFRDEVRPRFGLLRGREFIMKDAYSFHSTQESLQVHYDEMSAAYARICERCALDFRPVEADSGQIGGKVTTEYMALAENGEAELVYCGCGWAADVEAAETVVPRTPSVTEPKPMERVHTPEIRTIAELSEFLGISDHDTVKTMAGKTAEGRLVFLLVPGDRELNPIKASNLVPGLELLEEADFAAFDIPKGSLGPVGVKEGTLVIADVSLKDDVSWGIGANEDDYHFVHAMPGRDFEVETWADIVLAQAGDVCPACGGTLQAARGIEVSQVFQLGTKYSESMGATFTDEDGSEKPFIMGCYGVGVSRTLAAVIEQYNDDNGIVWPVSVAPLEVAVLPLMAEGEVADVALDIFEKLAAAGIEVVIDDRDERAGVKFNDADLIGWPYQVVVGKKGLAEGVIEFKTRATGDRITIPLDEAVGHVLSLVTAERARFAH from the coding sequence ATGACCGTCGCCCTGCGCATGAGCTCGCTCTACGTCCCCACGCTCAAGGAGGATCCGGCCGAGGCGGAACTCGCCAGCCACCGCCTTCTGCTGCGCGCCGGCTTCATCCGCAAGAACGCTGCGGGCATCTACAGCTTCCTGCCACTGGGGTGGCGCTCCCTGCACAAGATCGAGCAGATCGTACGCGAGGAGATGGACGCTGTCGGCTCGCAGGAGATCATGATGCCGGTCGTCCAGCCCGCCGAGCTGTGGCACGAGTCGGGCCGCTGGGACGTCTACGGGCCCGAGCTCGCACGCCTCACGGACCGCCACGGTCGCGAGTTCTGCCTCGGGCCGACGCACGAGGAGATCGTCACCTCGCTCGTGCGTGCCGATGTGCGCTCGTACCGCGAGTTGCCACTGTCGCTCTACCAGATCCAGGTCAAGTTCCGCGACGAGGTCCGTCCGCGATTCGGCCTTCTCAGAGGCCGTGAGTTCATCATGAAGGACGCCTACAGCTTCCACTCCACGCAGGAGTCGCTGCAGGTCCACTACGACGAGATGAGCGCTGCCTACGCGCGCATCTGCGAGCGCTGCGCGCTGGACTTCCGCCCGGTCGAGGCCGACTCGGGCCAGATCGGCGGCAAGGTGACGACCGAGTACATGGCCCTTGCCGAGAACGGCGAGGCCGAGCTCGTGTACTGCGGTTGCGGATGGGCTGCCGACGTCGAGGCCGCCGAGACGGTCGTGCCGCGCACCCCGAGCGTCACCGAGCCCAAGCCCATGGAGCGCGTCCACACACCCGAGATCCGTACAATCGCCGAGCTCTCCGAGTTTCTCGGCATCAGCGACCACGACACCGTCAAGACGATGGCGGGCAAGACGGCCGAGGGTCGCCTCGTGTTCCTGCTCGTTCCCGGTGACCGCGAACTCAACCCGATCAAGGCCAGCAACCTCGTTCCCGGTCTCGAGCTGCTCGAAGAGGCCGATTTCGCAGCCTTCGACATCCCCAAGGGCTCACTGGGCCCCGTTGGCGTCAAAGAGGGCACGCTGGTCATCGCCGACGTCAGCCTCAAAGACGACGTCTCGTGGGGAATCGGCGCCAACGAGGACGACTACCACTTCGTGCACGCCATGCCCGGCCGTGACTTCGAAGTCGAGACGTGGGCCGACATCGTGCTCGCGCAGGCAGGTGACGTCTGCCCTGCTTGCGGCGGGACGCTTCAGGCCGCGCGCGGCATCGAGGTCAGCCAGGTGTTCCAACTCGGCACCAAGTACTCCGAGTCGATGGGCGCCACCTTCACCGACGAAGACGGCTCCGAGAAGCCGTTCATCATGGGCTGCTACGGCGTGGGCGTGAGCCGCACGCTGGCGGCCGTCATCGAGCAGTACAACGACGACAACGGCATCGTGTGGCCGGTCTCGGTCGCACCGCTTGAGGTCGCCGTGCTCCCGCTCATGGCCGAAGGCGAGGTCGCCGACGTCGCACTCGACATCTTCGAGAAGCTCGCTGCTGCAGGCATCGAGGTCGTCATCGACGATCGTGACGAGCGTGCCGGCGTCAAGTTCAACGACGCCGACCTCATCGGCTGGCCGTATCAGGTCGTCGTGGGCAAGAAGGGACTCGCCGAGGGCGTCATCGAGTTCAAGACGCGCGCCACCGGAGACCGCATCACCATTCCGCTCGATGAGGCTGTCGGTCACGTCCTGTCCCTCGTCACAGCAGAGCGCGCACGCTTCGCGCACTAG
- the ispG gene encoding flavodoxin-dependent (E)-4-hydroxy-3-methylbut-2-enyl-diphosphate synthase translates to MNRRDTRAVSVGGVAMGAGAPVVVQSMTNTDTRDVAATLAQIERLADAGCEVVRVAIARKDALEGFGQVVAGSPLPVVADIHFDHTLAIEAARLGAAKLRINPGNIGDVSRVDAVIEAAGEAGIPIRIGVNAGSLAEEFHDLDWPLERKLAESVVAFTRHFESRGFTDIVLSAKASSVNACVAAYRLLADETDHPLHIGITEAGTAFSGTIKSSVGLGVLLSEGIGDTMRVSLTADPVEEVRVAWEILSALDIRRRGPELVSCPTCGRCGVDLIPIAEEVEGRLQGRSSALKVAVMGCVVNGPGEAREADIGVAAGQGVGVIFAKGETVRKVPEAQIVDALFEEIDKLDAR, encoded by the coding sequence ATGAACCGCCGAGACACCCGCGCGGTATCGGTCGGAGGCGTGGCGATGGGTGCGGGTGCGCCTGTCGTCGTGCAGTCGATGACGAACACCGATACGCGTGACGTCGCGGCCACGCTCGCCCAGATCGAGCGGCTCGCGGATGCGGGTTGCGAGGTCGTACGAGTCGCGATCGCCCGCAAGGATGCCCTCGAGGGGTTCGGGCAGGTCGTCGCAGGCTCTCCGCTTCCCGTCGTCGCCGACATCCACTTCGACCACACGCTCGCTATCGAGGCCGCTCGTCTCGGTGCGGCGAAGCTGCGGATCAACCCCGGCAACATCGGCGACGTGAGCCGCGTCGACGCCGTCATCGAAGCCGCCGGTGAGGCGGGAATCCCGATCCGTATCGGCGTGAACGCCGGTTCGCTCGCCGAGGAGTTCCACGACCTCGACTGGCCGCTTGAGCGCAAACTCGCCGAGAGCGTCGTCGCATTCACGCGCCATTTCGAGTCACGCGGCTTCACCGACATCGTGCTGAGCGCCAAGGCGTCGAGCGTCAACGCGTGCGTCGCGGCCTACCGTCTCCTCGCCGATGAGACCGACCATCCGCTGCACATCGGTATCACCGAGGCCGGGACGGCGTTCTCGGGCACGATCAAATCGAGCGTGGGGCTGGGAGTGCTGCTCTCAGAGGGCATCGGCGACACGATGCGCGTCTCACTGACCGCCGACCCGGTCGAGGAGGTTCGCGTCGCCTGGGAGATCCTCTCGGCGCTCGACATCAGGCGGCGCGGTCCGGAACTGGTGAGCTGTCCCACGTGCGGGCGTTGCGGAGTCGATCTGATCCCCATCGCCGAGGAGGTCGAGGGGCGGCTTCAGGGGCGTAGCTCGGCGCTCAAAGTCGCGGTCATGGGCTGCGTCGTCAACGGACCCGGCGAGGCGCGCGAGGCCGACATCGGCGTCGCCGCGGGCCAGGGTGTCGGCGTCATCTTCGCCAAGGGCGAGACGGTGCGAAAGGTGCCTGAAGCGCAGATCGTCGACGCCTTGTTCGAGGAGATCGACAAGCTCGACGCGCGCTAG
- a CDS encoding ribosome maturation factor RimP — MTKNDRIAHVTAALEAEAASHGFELVAIEQTGGKGVPVLRVLLDREGGITLDQVAEANEWVSELLDAQEPFSGPYTLEVSSPGVDRPLVKPADFVRFAGEDVHIKTAASESRKSWHGVLIGMEGDDIVIDVEGERVTIPFDTVQKARLKGVVDFGKGRGAV, encoded by the coding sequence ATGACCAAGAACGACCGCATTGCGCACGTTACCGCTGCTCTCGAAGCTGAGGCCGCGTCGCACGGATTCGAGCTCGTCGCGATAGAACAGACGGGTGGGAAGGGCGTTCCGGTCCTTCGGGTGCTGCTGGACCGCGAAGGCGGTATCACCCTCGATCAGGTCGCCGAGGCCAACGAGTGGGTATCGGAGCTTCTTGATGCTCAGGAGCCGTTCTCGGGACCCTACACGCTCGAGGTCTCCTCACCCGGTGTCGACCGGCCGCTCGTCAAGCCGGCCGACTTCGTACGCTTCGCAGGCGAGGACGTGCACATCAAGACCGCGGCGAGCGAGAGTCGTAAGTCGTGGCACGGCGTACTCATCGGCATGGAAGGTGACGACATCGTCATCGACGTCGAGGGAGAGCGCGTGACCATTCCGTTTGACACGGTTCAGAAGGCGCGCCTGAAAGGCGTCGTCGACTTCGGCAAGGGAAGGGGAGCAGTCTAG